The following coding sequences are from one Venturia canescens isolate UGA chromosome 5, ASM1945775v1, whole genome shotgun sequence window:
- the LOC122410462 gene encoding dnaJ homolog subfamily C member 1 — MLRITLAAGIFCIVHLLSICGPVSAWDNDELEVFDVVEEVNQNFYELMGIPQNANASDIKRAFRKLSLQLHPDKNDAEDAEIQFRNLVAVYDVLKDPGKREKYNDVLVNGLPNWRSAVYYYRHVRKMGLLEMSVILFIVITIGQYLVAWAAYFEKRYTYEQVLGSKLQKMQKKNRKGKMGEVPDLADILEKIPSPSVKNTLPFQLPRWTYASVVGIPSAICAIRDFLEERKRRKREEEEAALALEQEESEPEPVSRVARRRRAAFAPQEHSGESVSNGSTGFKRENFRTNNHVYEKPKVVGSLWTDDDILELIKLVKKYPGGTPDRWEKIADVMSRTVSEVTHMAKKVKDEGLKPGQPNEVPGSSELEQPKKIKTRADDTNLESSAALDWSQEQQKALEAALLKHPKSATSFDRWEKIASCVEGKTKEECQVRYRQLVQLVKKKQQNQQTN; from the exons ATGCTTAGAATCACATTGGCTGCTGGGATATTTTGTATCGTACATTTATTGAGCATATGCGGTCCAGTTTCAGCATGGGACAACGACGAATTGGAAGTTTTCGACGTCGTCGAGGAAgtcaatcaaaatttttacgagCTTATGGGGATTCCTCAG AATGCGAATGCTTCGGACATCAAGAGAGCATTCAGGAAGCTCTCCCTGCAGCTTCATCCAGACAAAAACGATGCAGAAGACGCTGAGATACAATTCAGAAAC CTTGTAGCAGTTTACGATGTTCTCAAAGATCCTGGAAAACGGGAAAAATACAATGACGTATTGGTTAATGGACTTCCGAACTGGCGTTCAGCGGTCTATTACTATCGTCATGTACGAAAAATGGGTTTACTCGAGATGAGTGTGATCTTGTTCATAGTTATAACGATAGGCCAGTATTTAGTAGCATGGGCTGCATACTTTGAAAAAAGATACACATAC GAACAAGTATTAGGTAGCAAGTtgcaaaaaatgcaaaaaaaaaatagaaaaggaaAGATGGGCGAAGTACCAGATTTAgcagatattttggaaaagaTTCCAAGTCCTAGTGTTAAGAACACACTGCCCTTCCAATTACCGAGATGGACGTATGCCTCGGTGGTGGGAATTCCATCAGCAATATGCGCTATTCGTGACTTTCtagaagagagaaaacgaagaaaacgagaaGAGGAGGAGGCTGCTTT AGCCTTGGAGCAAGAAGAATCTGAGCCAGAGCCAGTATCCCGGGTAGCCAGGCGACGTAGGGCTGCATTTGCTCCACAGGAGCATTCTGGAGAAAGTGTGAGTAATGGCAGCACTGGGTTTAAAAGAGAAAACTTTCGTACGAATAATCACGTTTACGAGAAGCCGAAAGTTGTCGGCAGTTTGTGGACCGATGACGATATTTTGGAGCTTATCAAACTTGTCAAGAAATATCCAGGTGGAACACCTGATCGATGGGAAAAAATAGCTGATGTGATGTCTCGCACGGTCAGTGAAGTAACTCACATGGCAAAAAAG GTAAAAGACGAGGGTCTTAAGCCTGGTCAACCAAACGAGGTGCCAGGTTCGTCGGAGCTCGAACAACCAAAGAAGATAAAAACCCGAGCTGACGATACCAACCTTGAATCTTCTGCCGCCTTGGACTGGAGCCAGGAGCAACAAAAAGCTTTGGAAGCAGCACTCCTGAAACATCCCAAATCAGCTACTTCATTTGacagatgggaaaaaataGCAAGCTGTGTTGAGGGTAAAACTAAAGAAGAGTGTCAGGTCCGCTATAGACAGTTGGTTCaacttgtcaaaaaaaaacagcaaaatcAGCAGACCAATTAG
- the LOC122410463 gene encoding uncharacterized protein: protein MSKRRADIEELRAKIRKVQQDIAGIVPLLESELSESDSGESTSSSMRAFRALTKDEGNKENIENCQSSPGKTPVDPEILDILGLEVDKDKGETTCIDEDLVNMWQKLINKGLTKEEKEELLKDYKRIPALEAKKVNPEILASLAPKIAKKDSYLTEIQNLAGASLMATGMVLTLLMRVEECDKLELVKKISDIAKINIAVHHSISVTRKANIFIPDLAPQVAGIIKKAEMDETLYGNDLGERIKESKALTRLSQDIKQKTTPNPEKKTFLFRGPSQRKPLSASMGNHQSRAQSRSFPFYKSKQQHFNRRSHRNSESSRREK, encoded by the exons atgtcgaaaagaAGGGCTGACATCGAGGAATTACGTgcgaaaattcggaaagtGCAACAGGATATAGCAGGAATAGTACCGTTGCTTGAAAGTGAATTGTCGGAAAGTGACTCCGGAGAATCGACGTCTTCGTCAATGCGAGCCTTCCGAGCACTAACCAAGGATGAGGGGAATAAAG agaatattgaaaattgtcaGTCAAGTCCAGGAAAGACACCGGTCGATCCGGAGATCCTCGACATTCTCGGGTTAGAGGTCGACAAGGACAAAGGCGAGACAACGTGTATCGATGAGGATCTCGTAAACATGTGGCAGAAGCTGATCAACAAAGGCCTGACAaaagaggagaaggaggagttGCTGAAGGATTATAAGAG GATCCCGGCACTGGAAGCTAAGAAGGTGAACCCGGAGATATTGGCCTCGCTTGCACCAAAGATTGCAAAGAAAGATTCGTATTTAACTGAGATCCAGAATCTCGCCGGAGCCTCTCTCATGGCAACTGGCATGGTTCTCACGCTGTTAATGCGTGTGGAGGAATGCGACAAGCTCGAACTTGTAAAAAAGATCAGCGACATAGCGAAAATTAATATCGCTGTACATCATTCCATCTCCGTGACCAGGAAGGCAAATATTTTCATCCCAGATCTTGCACCACAGGTGGCAGGAATTATTAAGAAAGCGGAGATGGACGAGACGCTTTACGGCAATGATCTTGGAGAGCGTATCAAGGAGTCAAAAGCTCTAACACGTTTGAGTCAGGACATCAAACAGAAAACGACACCAAACCCGGAAAAGAAGACTTTTTTATTCAGAGGCCCATCGCAGAGGAAGCCCCTCTCTGCCTCCATGGGCAACCACCAAAGCAGGGCACAATCGAGATCATTCCCGTTCTACAAGAGCAAGCAACAACACTTCAACAGACGAAGCCACAGGAACAGCGAATCATCACGCCGAGAGAAATAG
- the Klp3A gene encoding chromosome-associated kinesin KIF4: MSDDTVRVALRIRPLVPTEVERGCQTCISVVPGEQQVQVRDSDKSFTFNHVFGPDTDHEQFYNTAVKKTVNKIFKGYNVTILAYGQTGSGKTFSMGTNYNGKGAMGVIPRAVNEIFETINSQIEYTYKVTVSFVELYQEQLYDLLADKSRNERIVDVREDDKKGIKIVGLTERPVANANEAFEALTQGSNERATGATAMNAQSSRSHAIFTIVVFQSKNDDPNSATTSKFHLVDLAGSERSKKTQATGERFKEGVNINKGLLALGNVISQLGEGGPSAYIGYRDSKLTRLLQDSLGGNSMTLMIACISPADYNLDETLSTLRYADRARRIKNKPIVNQDPKAAEINRLNRVIQELRLALLGDGTAIGSCPPEHRLLQEKVTNLQKKLRELTEQLNTNLIEIVNMHERAELAEQAREILTSAMSKIIDEFENVFEKMDVASPERAMLNPLYQKVLDFMKDQETTVQKIHQHEMSSMCSLSKSVGDSDSTNVSINDSDPQAEGVRVDLDERHAEHTLRQAQRNQEVNDISRSLAMKEELISTLLRNSTLTIEHSKELQQMENELKTLQNEKEELLQALQNVQSNNASAKLAASRRKKVQELEKQISELSRKCTEQMRIIKKKEKSDEKIKNLSTEIQSLKQAKIKLIREMRKESEVFNKWKRESEREIYKLKDQDRKRQNQIVKLQTQHDKQQNVFKRKMEEAIAINKRLKDALELQRKAQSKREKNSNSKSNGMRDWVQHEYAILTSTIEAEASLEKMIQDRAVLSKELETLKTTSSGSPSSSNHITQLKEFLDLRNTQIADLQREIMESDQDNRSSTRLNNIQSMGDAKTVIKSLFETIAVDHRKNIGKSQELENKYVELMEKYDSALLKNRQYELRQQSEGRLKELEEELEMYKEKCENLEDKLAMGVTSAVTKNRSKKTNAAQQTRHMSDPQDLDSSYFHITDDSFSEIDDANDPDWKKTPLYKRIQKARFSKNRSTESLSGEKRSFDGIIKCSCKSQCSTRLCSCRKNATSCSNCNCNPEICTNRNEANVGTKKLFSDSTDENKPDNEDSTKRARLEADL; the protein is encoded by the exons ATGAGTGATGATACGGTTCGGGTTGCCCTGAGAATACGACCGCTGGTACCAACTGAAGTCGAACGTGGCTGTCAAACTTGTATCAGCGTTGTTCCTGGTGAACAACAAGTTCAAGTTCGTGACAGTGATAAGTCCTTCACATTTAATCACGTTTTTGGACCTGATACTGATCACGAGCAATTTTATAACAcagctgtaaaaaaaactgtcaacaaaatttttaaag GCTACAATGTTACAATACTTGCTTACGGACAGACCGGAAGTGGAAAGACTTTCAGTATGGGAACTAATTACAATGGCAAAGGAGCAATGGGTGTTATCCCTCGTGCggtgaatgaaatatttgaaaccaTAAACTCACAGATTGAATACACGTACAAAGTGACTGTGTCATTCGTAGAACTGTATCAAGAACAGCTCTACGATTTACTTGCTGACAAATCCAGAAATGAAAGAATCGTCGATGTCAGAGAAGACGATAAAAAAGGGATCAAAATCGTTGGATTGACTGAGAGACCAGTTGCCAATGCGAACGAAGCCTTCGAGGCTCTGACTCAAGGCTCCAACGAACGAGCAACTGGGGCTACTGCCATGAACGCCCAAAGCAGTAGAAGTCATGCTATATTTACgattgtagtttttcaatcaaaaaacGACGATCCAAATAGCGCAACAACGTCCAAATTCCATTTGGTTGATTTGGCTGGTTCGGAGCGCAGTAAAAAAACACAAGCCACCGGAGAACGATTTAAAGAGGGTGTAAATATCAATAAGGGTCTTCTAGCACTGGGGAATGTGATCTCGCAGTTGGGAGAAGGTGGACCGTCAGCTTATATTGGTTATCGAGATAGTAAATTGACGCGACTTCTCCAAGATTCTCTCGGAGGAAACTCAATGACACTGATGATCGCTTGCATCAGTCCAGCGGATTACAATCTCGACGAGACATTGAGCACTTTGAGGTACGCAGATCGTGCAAGGAGAATAAAGAACAAACCAATTGTTAACCAAGATCCTAAAGCAGCTGAAATCAATCGGTTAAATAGAGTGATTCAAGAACTTCGCTTAGCTCTCCTCGGCGATGGAACAGCCATTGGTAGTTGTCCTCCGGAGCATCGTCTTCTGCAAGAAAAAGTGACAAATTTGCAGAAAAAACTTCGAGAGCTGACCGAACAGCTCAATACCAATTTAATTGAAATAGTGAATATGCACGAACGAGCAGAACTGGCTGAACAAGCGAGAGAAATACTAACCTCTGCAATGTCTAAAATAATCGATGAGTTCGAGAACGTCTTCGAAAAAATGGATGTTGCCTCTCCCGAACGTGCGATGCTCAATCCTCTTTACCAAAAAGTGCTAGATTTTATGAAAGATCAAGAAACAAcagttcaaaaaattcatcagcATGAAATGTCGAGCATGTGCTCCTTGAGTAAATCGGTCGGCGACAGTGATTCGACGAACGTATCGATCAACGACTCAGATCCTCAAGCTGAGGGAGTTCGTGTTGATCTCGACGAAAGACACGCCGAGCACACTCTACGTCAAGCTCAAAGAAATCAGGAAGTGAATGACATCAGTCGTTCACTCGCCATGAAAGAGGAACTTATTTCGACACTTTTAAGAAATTCGACATTAACGATTGAACATTCGAAAGAACTTCAACAAATGGAGAATGAGTTAAAAACTCTACAAAATGAGAAGGAAGAGCTGCTCCAAGCCCTACAAAATGTACAATCTAACAACGCCAGTGCTAAACTAGCAGCTTCAAGACGCAAAAAAGTACAAGAACTGGAAAAACAAATCAGTGAATTATCAAGAAAATGTACTGAACAAATGAGAATcattaaaaagaaagaaaaatccgacgaaaaaataaaaaatctatcCACCGAGATACAATCTCTGAAACAGGCAAAAATTAAACTCATCCgtgaaatgagaaaagaatCCGAAGTCTTCAACAAATGGAAACGCGAGAGCGAACGTGAAATCTACAAACTCAAGGATCAGGATAGAAAGAGACAAAATCAAATCGTCAAGTTGCAGACTCAACACGATAAACAGCAAAACGTTTTCAAACGGAAGATGGAAGAAGCTATCGCCATCAACAAAAGGCTCAAG gaTGCTCTGGAGCTGCAACGGAAAGCCCAGAGCAAACGCGAGAAGAATTCAAACAGCAAGAGCAACGGTATGCGTGACTGGGTCCAGCACGAATACGCGATTCTCACCAGTACCATCGAGGCGGAAGCTtctcttgaaaaaatgattcaagATCGGGCTGTCCTATCGAAAGAATtagaaacattgaaaactacgtcGTCTGGAAGTCCTTCGTCGTCAAATCATATCACGCAACTAAAAGAGTTTCTCGATTTGCGTAACACGCAAATTGCAGATCTCCAACGAGAGATCATGGAATCGGAccaag ACAATCGTAGCAGTACTCGTCTCAATAATATTCAGTCGATGGGAGATGCAAAAACCGTCATTAAATCATTGTTTGAAACGATTGCTGTCGATCACAGGAAAAATATAGGCAAGAGTCAGGAACTAGAAAACAAATACGTCGaattgatg GAAAAATATGACTCCgctttattaaaaaatcgtcaatACGAACTTCGCCAGCAGTCTGAAGGAAGACTGAAGGAACTGGAAGAAGAATTAGAAATGTATAAAGAAAAGTGCGAAAATCTCGAAGACAAG CTCGCTATGGGCGTTACTTCAGCGGTGACAAAAAATCGCAGTAAGAAGACCAATGCTGCACAGCAAACTAGGCACATGTCTGATCCACAAGATTTGGACAGTTCATATTTCCACATTACCGATGACAGTTTCAGCGAGATCGATGACGCCAACGATCCCGATTGGAAGAAAACTCCACTTTACAAACGCATTCAAAAAGCA cgattttcgaaaaatcgaagcaCCGAGTCACTCTCAGGAGAGAAAAGATCATTCGACGGAATAATCAAGTGCTCTTGCAAAAGTCAATGTTCAACACGCTTATGTTCGtgtcgaaaaaatgcaacgaGTTGTTCCAACTGTAACTGCAATCCTGAAATTTGTACAAATCGAAATGAAGCAAAT GtcggaacgaaaaaattattctccgACAGCACGGATGAAAATAAACCTGACAACGAAGATTCTACTAAACGAGCCAG ACTCGAAGCTGACCTGTGA
- the LOC122410865 gene encoding uncharacterized protein has translation MGKGKTVKRNCAPEVTVVQSETPQRNVIPSSCPSFFTRCFKKNHRRRREVVNKPYPEEPETREIYDYIVEKLVIKRVPISLFAMSHDTYDTETKSEDCGCEKNTSTKVGQSTKSVYSIAPAANSLFYIAGKSEPSTSGFTSNGKMLRFTPNENDQLESYNDNAIIRQNLTKKLDKFTALHPNLKESERVPKDPCPLNTASKSRRSLAEEISEISSTTKIETSGSSNITKDTSTNEATNKNNVKFNGPSGSSSVSRNQEIPTRDKPETTETSSNRSRNENISCFPFGRRYFESRNHEVNDPDDTAIKNTNYTIAPVQVHYNSPNLMNIRKSIKKNLPIEKSSSNLDHSIVNTSTENQEIENPKTCDSCETSERPEISNDQKADNLAGTTLRWKIIIKHHPPENPKKIDKKEQIGSTMLPTPNKIPPYSVVGMQKYSFEKSKIDQDSRQKRKK, from the coding sequence atgggaaaaggaaaaactgttAAACGAAATTGTGCTCCGGAAGTTACAGTTGTTCAAAGTGAAACCCCACAACGGAATGTCATCCCTTCCAGTTGTCCATCTTTTTTTACTAGGTGTTTCAAAAAGAATCACAGACGTCGCAGAGAAGTTGTTAATAAACCATATCCCGAAGAGCCTGAAACGCGCGAGATTTACGATTATATAGTAGAAAAACTGGTAATAAAAAGAGTACCGATAAGCTTATTCGCAATGTCACACGACACTTACGACACGGAAACGAAGTCGGAAGATTGTGGTTGTGAGAAGAATACATCGACGAAAGTGGGTCAGAGTACGAAAAGTGTTTATTCCATTGCGCCAGCTGCGAATTCCCTTTTTTACATCGCTGGAAAAAGCGAACCAAGTACTTCCGGTTTCACGAGCAACGGCAAAATGTTACGTTTTACTCCAAACGAAAATGATCAACTGGAAAGTTACAACGATAATGCAatcattcgtcaaaatttgacgaaaaagcTCGACAAATTCACTGCCCTTCATCCGAATCTGAAGGAATCTGAAAGAGTACCGAAAGATCCGTGTCCGTTGAACACTGCTTCGAAAAGTCGACGTTCGTTGGCCGAAGAAATATCGGAAATCTCATCAACGACGAAGATAGAAACGTCGGGCTCATCAAATATAACTAAAGATACATCGACCAATGAGGCCACGAACAAAAACAATGTCAAATTCAACGGTCCAAGCGGTTCGTCGTCCGTTTCTCGTAATCAAGAAATTCCAACGAGAGATAAACCAGAAACGACGGAAACATCATCAAACCGttcgagaaatgaaaatatttcgtgctTTCCTTTCGGtcgtcgatatttcgagagCAGAAATCACGAAGTCAACGATCCAGATGACACGGCGATAAAAAACACGAATTACACGATCGCACCTGTTCAGGTCCACTACAATTCGCCTAACTTGATGAACATAcgaaaaagcataaaaaaaaatcttcctatcgaaaaatcatcgtcGAATCTGGACCACTCGATTGTTAATACATCGACGGAAAATCAAGAAATCGAGAATCCAAAAACATGTGATTCATGTGAAACTAGCGAACGGCCTGAAATTTCTAACGACCAAAAAGCTGATAATCTCGCAGGCACGACACTCagatggaaaataataataaaacaccACCCACCTgagaatccaaaaaaaattgataaaaaggaGCAAATCGGTTCAACCATGTTACCAACCCCGAATAAAATTCCGCCGTATTCAGTTGTGGGAATGCAAAAATATTCGTTCGAAAAGTCTAAAATTGATCAGGATTCCcgacaaaaacgaaaaaaataa
- the TM9SF2 gene encoding transmembrane 9 superfamily member 2 isoform X1, protein MWGDTTAITMAIRLLCLFCVIQSATSYLPGLAPVNFCKAGETTATCKSEIKLFVNRLNTEESVIPFEYNYFDFCESQSDESPVENLGQVVFGERIRPSPYKLEFLKTMNCESVCHKRYTGGDPDSDKNLGRLKQGMFLNYQHHWIVDNMPVTWCYPLESGRQYCSTGFPMGCYSRESRLNMDTCSISASYNKRKTYYLFNHVDLTITYHSGLKEEWGDKENSGRIISIKVVPKSIKHGPTLDCTSETPLEIPEGNLEKGKTLDVQYTYSVKFLKNDTIKWSSRWDYILESMPHTNIQWFSILNSLVIVLFLSGMVAMIMLRTLHKDIARYNQASFQIESGEDAQEEFGWKLVHGDVFRPPRKGMLLSVLLGSGIQVFFMTLVTLAFACLGFLSPANRGALMTCAMILYVCLGTPAGYVSARIYKSFGGEKWKSNVLLTSMLSPGIVFSLFFILNLIFWANGSSAAVPFSTLVALLALWFGVSVPLTFVGAYFGFRKRPLEHPVRTNQIPRQIPEQSFYTQAIPGVVMGGVLPFGCIFIQLFFILNSLWSSQMYYMFGFLFLVFLILVITCSETTILLCYFHLCAEDYHWWWRSFLTSGFTAFYLLVYCVHYFITKLNIEGATSTFLYFGYTLIMVFLFFLLTGSIGFFACFWFVRKIYSVVKVD, encoded by the exons atgtggggtGACACGACAGCGATTACGATGGCGATTCGGCTGCTATGTCTCTTCTGTGTGATTCAAAGTGCTACGAGCTATTTACCGGGTCTAGCTCCTGTCAATTTCTGCAAAGCTGGCGAAACCACCGCAACCTGCAAG TCGGAGATAAAATTGTTTGTCAATCGTCTCAACACTGAAGAATCGGTTATACCATTCGAATACAATTA ctttgATTTTTGCGAAAGTCAAAGTGATGAATCACCGGTTGAGAATTTAGGTCAGGTTGTTTTTGGGGAACGGATTCGGCCATCACCTTACAAA TTGGAATTCTTGAAAACAATGAACTGCGAATCAGTATGTCACAAAAGATATACAGGAGGAGATCCAGACTCTGATAAGAACTTAGGTCGATTGAAACAGGGGATGTTTTTGAATTATCAGCATCATTGGATTGTTG atAACATGCCAGTGACGTGGTGTTATCCATTGGAAAGCGGAAGACAGTATTGCAGTACAGGATTTCCTATGGGTTGTTATTCACGAGAATCTCGTTTAAACATGGACACATGCAGCATAAGC GCATCTTACAACAAACGGAAAACTTATTATCTGTTCAATCATGTGGATTTGACCATCACTTATCACAGCGGTTTAAAGGAAGAATGGGGAGATAAAGAAAACAGCGGACGTATAATTT CTATCAAAGTTGTACCCAAAAGTATCAAGCACGGACCGACATTGGATTGTACTTCTGAGACTCCGTTGGAAATACCCGAAGGTAAtttggaaaaaggaaaaactctCGACGTGCAATACACGTACTCGGTCAAGTTTTTG AAAAACGACACGATCAAATGGTCATCCCGTTGGGACTACATTCTCGAATCGATGCCACACACAAATATCCAATGGTTCAGTATACTGAATTCTTTGGTAATCGTATTGTTTCTGTCGGGAATGGTGGCGATGATAATGCTTCGTACATTGCACAAAGATATCGCACGATACAATCAG GCTTCTTTTCAGATAGAATCGGGTGAAGATGCGCAAGAAGAATTTGGATGGAAACTCGTTCACGGCGATGTTTTCCGACCACCGAGAAAGGGAATGTTACTGTCGGTACTTTTGGGTTCGGGTATTCAAGTATTCTTCATGACATTGGTCACTCTCG CTTTCGCTTGTCTGGGCTTCTTGTCACCTGCAAATCGCGGAGCTCTGATGACCTGCGCGATGATTCTGTACGTGTGTCTTGGAACACCGGCGGGCTACGTATCTGCAAGAATTTACAAAAGTTTTGGTGGCGAAAAATGGAAATCAAATGTTCTGCTTACTTCGATGTTGAGCCCGGG AATAGTCTTCagtctctttttcattttgaatctCATCTTCTGGGCCAATGGAAGTTCAGCAGCTGTACCGTTCAGTACACTCGTCGCACTTCTCGCACTCTGGTTCGGTGTTTCCGTACCTTTGACTTTCGTCGGCGCTTACTTTGGCTTTAGAAAACGA CCTCTGGAACATCCAGTGAGAACGAATCAAATACCTCGACAAATACCCGAGCAAAGTTTCTACACTCAGGCGATACCGGGAGTCGTGATGGGCGGCGTTCTGCCATTCGGATGTATATTCATACAACTCTTCTTCATTCTCAATTCTCTCTG GTCAAGCCAGATGTATTATATGTTTGGATTcctctttctcgtttttctcattctcgtaATCACCTGCTCGGAAACAACGATTCTTTTGTGCTACTTCCATTTATGCGCTGAG GATTACCACTGGTGGTGGCGGAGTTTCCTCACTTCCGGTTTCACCGCGTTTTACCTGCTGGTTTATTGCGTACACTACTTCATTACGAAACTTAACATTGAGGGTGCTACCTCGACTTTCTTGTACTTCGGCTACACGCTCATCATGGTTTTCTTATTCTTCCTACTCACTG GTTCCATTGGATTCTTCGCTTGCTTCTGGTTCGTTCGCAAGATTTACAGTGTTGTAAAAGTCGATTGA
- the TM9SF2 gene encoding transmembrane 9 superfamily member 2 isoform X2, with the protein MWGDTTAITMAIRLLCLFCVIQSATSYLPGLAPVNFCKAGETTATCKSEIKLFVNRLNTEESVIPFEYNYFDFCESQSDESPVENLGQVVFGERIRPSPYKLEFLKTMNCESVCHKRYTGGDPDSDKNLGRLKQGMFLNYQHHWIVDNMPVTWCYPLESGRQYCSTGFPMGCYSRESRLNMDTCSISASYNKRKTYYLFNHVDLTITYHSGLKEEWGDKENSGRIISIKVVPKSIKHGPTLDCTSETPLEIPEGNLEKGKTLDVQYTYSVKFLKNDTIKWSSRWDYILESMPHTNIQWFSILNSLVIVLFLSGMVAMIMLRTLHKDIARYNQIESGEDAQEEFGWKLVHGDVFRPPRKGMLLSVLLGSGIQVFFMTLVTLAFACLGFLSPANRGALMTCAMILYVCLGTPAGYVSARIYKSFGGEKWKSNVLLTSMLSPGIVFSLFFILNLIFWANGSSAAVPFSTLVALLALWFGVSVPLTFVGAYFGFRKRPLEHPVRTNQIPRQIPEQSFYTQAIPGVVMGGVLPFGCIFIQLFFILNSLWSSQMYYMFGFLFLVFLILVITCSETTILLCYFHLCAEDYHWWWRSFLTSGFTAFYLLVYCVHYFITKLNIEGATSTFLYFGYTLIMVFLFFLLTGSIGFFACFWFVRKIYSVVKVD; encoded by the exons atgtggggtGACACGACAGCGATTACGATGGCGATTCGGCTGCTATGTCTCTTCTGTGTGATTCAAAGTGCTACGAGCTATTTACCGGGTCTAGCTCCTGTCAATTTCTGCAAAGCTGGCGAAACCACCGCAACCTGCAAG TCGGAGATAAAATTGTTTGTCAATCGTCTCAACACTGAAGAATCGGTTATACCATTCGAATACAATTA ctttgATTTTTGCGAAAGTCAAAGTGATGAATCACCGGTTGAGAATTTAGGTCAGGTTGTTTTTGGGGAACGGATTCGGCCATCACCTTACAAA TTGGAATTCTTGAAAACAATGAACTGCGAATCAGTATGTCACAAAAGATATACAGGAGGAGATCCAGACTCTGATAAGAACTTAGGTCGATTGAAACAGGGGATGTTTTTGAATTATCAGCATCATTGGATTGTTG atAACATGCCAGTGACGTGGTGTTATCCATTGGAAAGCGGAAGACAGTATTGCAGTACAGGATTTCCTATGGGTTGTTATTCACGAGAATCTCGTTTAAACATGGACACATGCAGCATAAGC GCATCTTACAACAAACGGAAAACTTATTATCTGTTCAATCATGTGGATTTGACCATCACTTATCACAGCGGTTTAAAGGAAGAATGGGGAGATAAAGAAAACAGCGGACGTATAATTT CTATCAAAGTTGTACCCAAAAGTATCAAGCACGGACCGACATTGGATTGTACTTCTGAGACTCCGTTGGAAATACCCGAAGGTAAtttggaaaaaggaaaaactctCGACGTGCAATACACGTACTCGGTCAAGTTTTTG AAAAACGACACGATCAAATGGTCATCCCGTTGGGACTACATTCTCGAATCGATGCCACACACAAATATCCAATGGTTCAGTATACTGAATTCTTTGGTAATCGTATTGTTTCTGTCGGGAATGGTGGCGATGATAATGCTTCGTACATTGCACAAAGATATCGCACGATACAATCAG ATAGAATCGGGTGAAGATGCGCAAGAAGAATTTGGATGGAAACTCGTTCACGGCGATGTTTTCCGACCACCGAGAAAGGGAATGTTACTGTCGGTACTTTTGGGTTCGGGTATTCAAGTATTCTTCATGACATTGGTCACTCTCG CTTTCGCTTGTCTGGGCTTCTTGTCACCTGCAAATCGCGGAGCTCTGATGACCTGCGCGATGATTCTGTACGTGTGTCTTGGAACACCGGCGGGCTACGTATCTGCAAGAATTTACAAAAGTTTTGGTGGCGAAAAATGGAAATCAAATGTTCTGCTTACTTCGATGTTGAGCCCGGG AATAGTCTTCagtctctttttcattttgaatctCATCTTCTGGGCCAATGGAAGTTCAGCAGCTGTACCGTTCAGTACACTCGTCGCACTTCTCGCACTCTGGTTCGGTGTTTCCGTACCTTTGACTTTCGTCGGCGCTTACTTTGGCTTTAGAAAACGA CCTCTGGAACATCCAGTGAGAACGAATCAAATACCTCGACAAATACCCGAGCAAAGTTTCTACACTCAGGCGATACCGGGAGTCGTGATGGGCGGCGTTCTGCCATTCGGATGTATATTCATACAACTCTTCTTCATTCTCAATTCTCTCTG GTCAAGCCAGATGTATTATATGTTTGGATTcctctttctcgtttttctcattctcgtaATCACCTGCTCGGAAACAACGATTCTTTTGTGCTACTTCCATTTATGCGCTGAG GATTACCACTGGTGGTGGCGGAGTTTCCTCACTTCCGGTTTCACCGCGTTTTACCTGCTGGTTTATTGCGTACACTACTTCATTACGAAACTTAACATTGAGGGTGCTACCTCGACTTTCTTGTACTTCGGCTACACGCTCATCATGGTTTTCTTATTCTTCCTACTCACTG GTTCCATTGGATTCTTCGCTTGCTTCTGGTTCGTTCGCAAGATTTACAGTGTTGTAAAAGTCGATTGA